One region of Kazachstania africana CBS 2517 chromosome 3, complete genome genomic DNA includes:
- the KAFR0C02680 gene encoding uncharacterized protein, with the protein MPPNSARPTICQVCPAVPDCSAIANLTDVTNLTDYTTTISSGSSTVTAVVYEYLTTNSDGLLETITSTSTIPGLTTYTTTITSGSSTVTAVVSDYTTTDSAGSVVTDETTSIISGLTDWTTTITSGSSTVTAVVSEYTTTDSAGNLVTDETTSIISELPHWTTTITSGSSTVTAVVSEYTTTDSAGNLVTDETTSVITDLPEYMTTFTTDGSVVTAIVSDYTTTDSAGNVVTRESTPILPDLPEHLTTFISDGSVVTGIVSDYVTTDSNGHVTTAETTIIGSVPPFHLTTFTSDGSVVTAVVSDYLTTDSDGQVYTAETTSVIGGSGSGSADTSTTAAVQGSATNVATSSAASVGSYEDAAALLDVRGTLRTLLHCVALSLLLF; encoded by the coding sequence ATGCCACCAAATAGTGCAAGACCAACCATTTGTCAAGTATGTCCTGCTGTTCCAGATTGTAGTGCCATTGCCAATCTAACTGATGTTACAAACTTAACAGACTACACAACTACGATCAGTTCAGGTTCTTCCACTGTCACTGCTGTTGTCTATGAATACCTCACAACCAACTCCGATGGTCTTCTTGAAACTATAACATCAACATCTACAATCCCTGGTTTGACCACATACACCACTACCATCACTTCTGGTTCCTCTACCGTCACTGCTGTTGTTTCTGACTACACCACTACTGACTCTGCTGGTAGTGTTGTCACTGATGAAACCACATCTATCATCTCTGGCTTAACCGACTGGACCACCACCATCACTTCTGGTTCCTCTACCGTCACTGCTGTTGTTTCTGAATACACTACCACTGACTCTGCTGGTAACCTTGTCACTGACGAAACCACATCTATTATTAGTGAGTTACCACACTGGACCACTACTATCACTTCCGGTTCCTCTACAGTCACTGCCGTTGTCTCTGAATACACCACTACCGACTCTGCTGGTAACCTTGTCACTGACGAAACCACATCTGTCATTACCGATCTACCAGAATACATGACTACTTTCACCACCGATGGTTCTGTAGTTACTGCTATTGTTTCAGACTACACTACAACTGATTCTGCAGGCAACGTTGTAACTAGAGAATCTACTCCTATTCTCCCAGACTTACCAGAACACCTAACCACATTCATTTCTGATGGCAGTGTTGTCACTGGTATAGTATCTGACTACGTTACCACTGACTCTAATGGCCATGTCACCACAGCTGAAACTACCATCATTGGTTCTGTACCACCATTTCACCTAACCACTTTCACCTCTGATGGTTCAGTAGTTACCGCTGTTGTTTCAGATTATTTGACTACTGACTCCGATGGTCAAGTCTACACAGCTGAAACTACATCTGTTATCGGCGGTTCAGGTTCAGGTAGCGCTGACACATCAACTACTGCAGCAGTCCAAGGGTCTGCAACGAATGTAGCTACGTCAAGCGCTGCTAGTGTTGGATCCTACGAAGACGCTGCAGCTTTGTTAGATGTAAGAGGTACATTAAGGACTTTGTTACATTGCGTAGCCTTGTCTCTATTGCTTTTCTGA
- the KAFR0C02690 gene encoding uncharacterized protein has product MLSLMTAALSLLPAASATTVSGRETARGTTTYSDTFTINLDSIMVIRSGLTHYWFGEAIVYGELCMYEDSWSAGWTTVFEDDIYNYGVIVIDDSYAWAGETFSANGGTFYNSGYFFVDGHNSGLGESNYKISAANTFNNDGGLISMQQASGSASVTLGDSYLRNTGTICLEYANWEQSATVTDTGCISINSGGQLTIDNLANDPVADQTIYLQNTTSILSIGGYSANTLLVRGFGSSNVISFPYGITSNTYNATSGIVAVATSGGTYYIDIGHYYNSTPLRMMIKV; this is encoded by the coding sequence ATGTTATCTTTGATGACAGCTGCTTTGTCATTACTCCCAGCTGCTTCAGCAACAACAGTCTCCGGCCGAGAGACTGCCAGAGGTACGACAACTTATAGTGATACGTTTACTATCAACCTCGATTCCATTATGGTCATTAGATCTGGTCTTACCCATTATTGGTTTGGTGAAGCTATCGTTTACGGTGAACTATGTATGTATGAAGACTCATGGAGTGCTGGTTGGACAAcagtttttgaagatgatatcTACAATTACGGCGTCATCGTTATCGATGACAGTTACGCTTGGGCCGGTGAAACTTTCAGCGCAAATGGTGGTACTTTCTACAATTCTGGTTACTTCTTTGTCGATGGTCATAATTCTGGTTTAGGTGAAAGTAATTACAAGATCTCCGCTGCAAATACTTTTAACAATGACGGTGGTCTTATATCTATGCAACAGGCAAGTGGCTCAGCAAGTGTTACTTTGGGTGATAGTTATCTAAGAAACACCGGTACAATTTGTTTAGAATATGCTAATTGGGAACAGTCTGCTACTGTGACAGATACTGGGTGTATTTCCATTAATTCAGGTGGTCAATTAACTATTGACAATCTTGCAAACGATCCAGTTGCTGATCAAACTATCTACTTACAAAACACTACTTCTATCCTTTCCATTGGTGGGTACAGTGCTAATACCCTCCTGGTTAGAGGTTTCGGTTCAAGTAATGTAATCTCCTTCCCATATGGGATCACTAGCAACACGTATAATGCTACAAGCGGTATTGTTGCAGTCGCAACTTCAGGTGGTACTTATTACATCGATATTGGTCATTACTATAACTCAACGCCATTACGTATGATGATAAAAGTTTAA
- the KAFR0C02700 gene encoding uncharacterized protein produces MFGVAFNGEINQIYKLSDSGYVFGVFGGIQIDSSITAMLTIASIMTTELNGVNNYFYLESHTGDPKTTYGFIVATEEYEAYVDEAVKTWSMGKSYEFYTSTQSIGNVNVCQRLAEEAYAPVNSADFGECISIFYDSSKTIEEQTGLTDDLLYVYNNGTVSFNDGDKVCISIGTASE; encoded by the coding sequence ATGTTCGGAGTTGCTTTTAACGGtgaaattaatcaaatctATAAATTGTCTGACTCTGGATATGTTTTCGGTGTTTTTGGAGGTATCCAAATTGATTCTAGTATTACTGCCATGTTGACAATTGCTAGTATAATGACCACCGAGTTGAATGGTGTTAACAACTATTTCTATCTTGAATCTCATACAGGTGACCCAAAAACTACTTATGGTTTTATTGTTGCTAcagaagaatatgaagCTTATGTTGATGAGGCTGTGAAGACATGGAGTATGGGTAAGAGTTATGAATTCTACACTAGCACTCAATCCATTGGTAATGTTAACGTGTGCCAACGACTAGCGGAAGAAGCTTATGCCCCGGTTAACTCAGCCGATTTTGGTGAATGTATCTCGATTTTCTATGATTCGTCGAAGACTATTGAGGAACAGACTGGTTTGACAGATGATCTACTGTACGTCTACAATAATGGTACGGTTTCCTTTAATGACGGCGACAAAGTCTGTATCTCTATTGGTACTGCGAGCGAATAG
- the RPS13 gene encoding 40S ribosomal protein uS15 (similar to Saccharomyces cerevisiae RPS13 (YDR064W); ancestral locus Anc_8.179), with product MHSAGKGMSSSAIPYSRNAPAWFKLSTDSVIEQITKYARKGLTPSQIGVLLRDAHGVTQARIITGNKILRILKSNGLAPEIPEDLYFLIKKAVSVRKHLERNRKDKDAKFRLILIESRIHRLARYYRTVAVLPPNWKYESATASALVN from the exons ATGCACAGTGCC GGTAAAGGTATGTCTTCCTCTGCTATTCCATACAGCAGAAATGCTCCAGCTTGGTTCAAATTGTCCACTGACTCTGTTATTGAACAAATCACCAAGTACGCCAGAAAGGGTTTAACTCCTTCTCAAATCGGTGTCTTATTAAGAGATGCTCATGGTGTTACTCAAGCTAGAATCATCACCGGTAACAAGATCTTAAGAATCTTAAAATCTAACGGTTTAGCTCCAGAAATCCCAGAAGATTTATACTTCTTAATCAAAAAGGCTGTCTCTGTCAGAAAGCACTTAGAAAGAAACAGAAAGGACAAGGACGCTAAGTTCAGATTAATTTTAATCGAATCTAGAATCCACAGATTAGCTAGATACTACAGAACTGTCGCTGTCTTACCACCAAACTGGAAATACGAATCTGCTACTGCTTCTGCTTTAGTTAACTAG
- the AIM7 gene encoding Aim7p (similar to Saccharomyces cerevisiae YDR063W; ancestral locus Anc_8.178): MTTLYNIPTGTRDVIRKFRTSTSRSETIRCLPIKIEANSNEIIIDEDDQEELDEITDLASLAEILPDNSPRFLLMAYPLTTKEGIKQVPLILLYWKPMTIVSQEWKMLYAGAAEMVKHECGTYKFIEVSSDLEDDDDVEELKEQIETSKR; this comes from the coding sequence ATGACAACATTATATAACATCCCAACTGGTACAAGAGACGTTATCAGAAAATTTCGTACCTCAACGTCTAGATCAGAAACTATAAGATGCTTACCTATTAAGATAGAGGCAAATTCgaatgaaattattattgacGAGGATGATCAGgaagaattagatgaaaTCACAGATTTGGCCTCCTTGGCTGAGATTTTGCCCGATAATTCTCCAAGATTCCTTTTAATGGCATATCCTTTGACAACGAAGGAAGGTATTAAGCAAGTGCCCCTAATATTGTTATACTGGAAACCAATGACCATAGTCTCACAAGAGTGGAAGATGCTCTATGCAGGTGCTGCAGAAATGGTTAAGCACGAGTGTGGTACGTACAAATTCATCGAAGTTTCATCTGATCTCGAggacgatgatgatgttgaagaattgaaagagcAAATAGAAACATCAAAGAGATAA
- the LCB2 gene encoding serine C-palmitoyltransferase LCB2 (similar to Saccharomyces cerevisiae LCB2 (YDR062W); ancestral locus Anc_8.177) — MSTQANQTTVPLLGPEILSIESKRENEFGSLTSKDYLHQVKVVEKPLAPPVIDTPPYYILLITYLNYLILIILGHIRDFLGTTFQKKKHAVFLEQDGLAPWYSKFESFYIRRLKMRIDDCFSRPTTGVPGRFIRCIDRISHNLNEYYTYPGTDSMCLNLSAYNYLGFAQSEGKCTDAALKAVDEYGVYSSGSRSQIGTTDLHRYTEQLIADFIGKEDSMIFSMGYGTNANFFNAFLDSKCLVISDELNHTSIRTGVRLSGAAVRAFKHGDMKGLEKLIRDQIVMGQPKTNRPWKKILICVEGLFSMEGTMCDLPRLVELKKKYKCYLYVDEAHSIGAIGPTGRGVCELFGVNPKDVDILMGTLTKSFGAAGGYIAADKWIIDRLRLDLSTPSYAEPSPAPVLAQITSSLEIIMGKLNPGEGTERLQRIAFNSRYLRLGLRRLGFIVYGTADSPVIPMLLYCPSKMPAFSRMMLQRKIAVVVVAYPATPLIESRVRFCMSASLTKEDIDYLLRHVNEVGEKLNLKLNTGKSSWDGKVQRWDIEDVIKKTPEDCKHDKYFVD; from the coding sequence ATGAGTACACAAGCCAACCAGACTACTGTTCCATTGCTCGGACCAGAAATCCTTTCTATCGAGTCTAAAAGggaaaatgaatttggttCTTTGACGAGTAAAGATTATCTTCACCAAGTTAAAGTAGTCGAAAAACCGTTAGCACCTCCTGTCATCGACACGCCTCCATATTATATCCTATTGATAACGTATCTTAACTATTTAATCCTGATCATTCTTGGTCATATTCGTGACTTTCTGGGTACTACGttccaaaaaaagaagcatGCTGTCTTTTTAGAACAAGATGGTCTAGCTCCATGGTATTCTAAGTTCGAGAGTTTTTACATTAGAAGACTCAAGATGAGAATTGATGACTGTTTCTCAAGACCTACTACGGGTGTTCCTGGTAGATTCATACGCTGCATCGACAGAATTTCTCACaatttaaatgaatattaCACTTATCCAGGCACGGATTCAATGTGTTTGAACTTGTCTGCCTATAACTATCTAGGTTTTGCTCAAAGTGAAGGTAAATGCACAGACGCAGCTTTGAAAGCCGTAGATGAATATGGTGTCTATTCCAGTGGATCCAGATCTCAAATTGGTACAACCGATTTACATAGATATACTGAACAATTAATTGCTGATTTTATAGGTAAAGAAGATTCAATGATCTTTTCCATGGGTTACGGTACGAATGCAAACTTCTTCAATGCTTTCTTAGATTCTAAATGTCTTGTCATTTCAGATGAATTGAACCATACTTCAATTAGAACAGGTGTTAGATTATCTGGTGCTGCTGTAAGAGCTTTCAAACATGGTGATATGAAGGgccttgaaaaattaatcaGAGATCAAATTGTCATGGGTCAACCAAAGACAAATCGTCCttggaagaagattttAATTTGTGTCGAAGGTTTATTTTCTATGGAAGGTACCATGTGTGATCTACCAAGATTAGtcgaattgaaaaaaaagtataagTGTTACTTATACGTCGATGAAGCTCATTCTATTGGTGCTATTGGTCCTACCGGTCGTGGTGTTTGTGAATTATTTGGTGTCAATCCAAAGGatgttgatattttaatgGGTACTTTAACCAAATCATTTGGTGCCGCTGGTGGCTATATCGCTGCCGACAAATGGATTATTGATAGATTAAGATTAGATTTAAGTACACCAAGTTACGCTGAACCATCTCCTGCCCCTGTTTTAGCTCAAATTACATCTTCTTTGGAAATCATCATGGGAAAACTTAACCCAGGTGAAGGTACTGAAAGATTACAACGTATCGCCTTCAATTCTCGTTACTTGCGTCTAGGCCTAAGAAGATTAGGTTTCATCGTCTATGGTACCGCTGATTCTCCCGTTATTCCAATGTTACTATACTGCCCATCCAAAATGCCCgctttttcaagaatgatgttacaaagaaagattgCCGTCGTTGTTGTCGCATACCCTGCTACTCCATTAATTGAATCAAGAGTCAGATTCTGTATGTCTGCATCTTTAACGaaagaagatattgattATTTATTACGCCATGTTAATGAAGTTggagaaaaattaaatttgaagttaaATACTGGAAAATCAAGTTGGGATGGTAAAGTTCAAAGATGGGACATTGAGGATGTTATTAAGAAGACACCTGAAGATTGTAAGCAtgacaaatattttgtCGATTAA
- the KAFR0C02740 gene encoding uncharacterized protein (similar to Saccharomyces cerevisiae YDR061W; ancestral locus Anc_8.176), whose protein sequence is MAVKDDLILRISNGLFKSSLMKTSPKVFAKPIEKFEINKNEKWVIWGPGKSKFIDILSLKYVSEPPAALHFNFKKQPIIEQVKFQGSLPAAHLSARFEFYKDEFDQTCRDFILDNSIGSSRVHYAVKTTSREVDRDLYHRLIKELQLSELEDRWAMGLSNGQMRRARLAKALLKKPDLLLIDDPFLGLDPSACSIISKFLANSERNINVPVIIGLRYQDEIPQWCTHIAHVDDHEGLQFSGKIDYLRKQIDQLKEEENAKLFKEKEERELSNRLTPYDLISMHSMCGRSYHEIIKMPHCIEFKGINITYRGSPVLKDLEWQVRPGSKWHIRGDNGTGKSTLLSLILAEHPQSWNSKVVEDGHERRTGSSNYFDINKNIGMSSPELHAVFIKDCGSKLNVRECIASGFHEGSSNNFTKMWDKLNTEQKRVVEMYLEFFGLQQFADTQLFGELTISEQKLVLFVRSLVKMPKILILDEAFSGMEIEPMLKCHDFLEYWPGTVLVVAHVDQETPKCDHYLRLLGPGKYTVGDVNN, encoded by the coding sequence ATGGCAGTAAAAgatgatttgatattaCGGATAAGCAATGGGCTATTCAAGTCATCATTAATGAAGACGTCTCCAAAAGTTTTCGCAAAACcaattgagaaatttgaaataaataAGAACGAGAAATGGGTCATCTGGGGTCCaggaaaatcaaaatttattgacaTATTGAGTTTGAAATATGTTTCAGAGCCACCTGCAGCTTTACactttaatttcaaaaaacaACCAATAATTGAGCAAGTTAAATTTCAAGGCTCATTACCTGCAGCACATTTGAGTGCTAGGTTTGAATTCTACAAAGATGAATTCGATCAGACTTGTAGAGACTTCATTTTAGACAATTCAATTGGCTCAAGTAGAGTTCACTATGCTGTAAAGACGACAAGTCGTGAAGTCGATAGGGACCTCTATCACAGGCTTATAAAGGAGCTGCAATTATCTGAATTAGAGGATAGGTGGGCCATGGGACTAAGTAATGGGCAGATGAGAAGAGCAAGATTGGCAAAAgctcttttgaaaaaaccAGACTTGTTACTAATTGACGATCCATTTCTAGGTCTCGACCCATCGGCATGTTCAATtatctcaaaatttttggctAATAGTGAACGTAATATTAATGTCCCGGTAATTATTGGTTTAAGATATCAAGATGAAATTCCACAATGGTGTACTCATATTGCACATGTAGACGACCATGAAGGACTCCAGTTTAGTGGCAAGATAGATTATCTGAGAAAACAGATTGACCAACTaaaagaagaggaaaatgcAAAATTGTTTAAGGAGAAAGAAGAACGCGAATTAAGCAACAGATTAACACCATATGATCTTATCTCAATGCATTCAATGTGTGGTAGATCATACCACGAAATTATTAAGATGCCACACtgcattgaattcaaaggTATCAATATAACTTATCGAGGAAGTCCAGTGCTCAAAGATCTTGAATGGCAGGTTAGACCCGGTAGTAAATGGCATATAAGAGGGGATAATGGTACAGGAAAGTCTACTTTACTATCTTTGATCCTTGCAGAACATCCACAATCATGGAATTCGAAAGTTGTTGAGGATGGTCATGAAAGAAGGACAGGAAGCTCAAATTATTTTGACATAAATAAGAATATTGGGATGTCATCACCTGAATTACATGCTGTCTTCATCAAAGATTGTGGCTCAAAACTTAATGTGAGGGAATGTATTGCTTCTGGTTTCCATGAAGGCTCTTCAAACAATTTCACCAAGATGTGGGACAAGTTAAATACTGAGCAAAAACGTGTGGTTGAGATGTACCTGGAATTTTTTGGACTTCAACAATTTGCTGATACTCAATTATTCGGAGAATTGACAATAAGTGAGCAAAAACTTGTATTATTTGTTAGGAGTTTAGTGAAAATGCCTAAAATACTAATTTTGGATGAAGCATTCTCTGGTATGGAAATTGAACCGATGCTCAAATGTCACGATTTTCTGGAGTATTGGCCAGGTACTGTACTTGTTGTAGCACATGTTGATCAAGAAACACCAAAATGTGACCACTATTTGAGACTTTTAGGGCCAGGTAAATACACAGTAGGCGATGTAAATAATTAG
- the LSM2 gene encoding Sm-like protein LSM2 (similar to Saccharomyces cerevisiae LSM2 (YBL026W); ancestral locus Anc_8.174): MLFFSFFKTLVDQEVVVQLKNDIEIKGTLQSVDQFLNLKLDNISCTDETKYPHLGSVRNMFIRGSTVRYVYLNKNMVDKNLLQDATRREIMSEKK, translated from the exons ATGTTATTTTTCTCCTTTTTTAAGACTTTAGTGGACCAAGAAGTCGTCGTACAG ctcaaaaatgatatcgAAATCAAGGGTACATTACAATCTGTGGACCAATTTTTAAACTTAAAGCTTGATAACATTTCCTGTACAGATGAAACTAAATATCCACATCTAGGTTCCGTAAGGAATATGTTTATAAGAGGTTCTACAGTAAGATACGTTTACTTGAATAAGAACATGGTGGATAAGAACTTATTACAGGACGCAACCAGAAGAGAAATTATGAGTGAGAAAAAGTAA
- the KAFR0C02760 gene encoding uncharacterized protein (similar to Saccharomyces cerevisiae YER137C; ancestral locus Anc_8.173) — protein sequence MSQPDADITKISQAMDILARLILEKQKDGTQLKMEYEHKLKELNNLINLILNLGKTSVDDSNPKLKVDCNELDKLLRNRIEIVEKDDKKRYALIPVSEANEEDSMKESITSPKDSKKKKKKKNKILCSYCHESGHTRASCEKKLLNIRP from the coding sequence ATGAGTCAACCAGATGCAGATATTACTAAAATATCACAAGCTATGGATATTTTGGCCAGATTAATTCTAGAAAAGCAGAAGGACGGGACGCAATTAAAAATGGAATATGAGCACAAGTTAAAGGAATTAAACAACCTGATTAATCTTATTTTGAATCTGGGAAAAACTTCAGTTGATGATAGCaatccaaaattaaaagttGATTGCAATGAACTAGATAAGCTACTGAGAAATCGGATTGAGATTGTTGAAAAGGACGATAAGAAACGTTACGCATTAATACCGGTAAGTGAAGCCAATGAAGAGGACTCTATGAAAGAGTCTATAACTTCTCCAAAGGATagcaagaaaaagaagaagaaaaagaacaagataTTATGCTCATATTGTCATGAAAGTGGTCACACAAGGGCTAGCTGCGAAAAGAAGCTTCTAAATATACGGCCTTAG